From the genome of Haloterrigena sp. KLK7, one region includes:
- the lonB gene encoding ATP-dependent protease LonB, with product MSNDTNVDDPPEDATDAGPDEEQAQPRPQDTEPESERQGDRSPLEEDGDQRDDVDDGDEFDDPIDEFEPDSSEDDIETVEDLGSEVEVDPGVEIDEDAAEDDLLGGLQIDSTEEIEVPDRLVDQVIGQDEARDIIIKAAKQRRHVMMIGSPGTGKSMLAKAMSQLLPQEDLQDVLVYHNPDDGNEPKVRTVPAGKGEQIIDAHKEEARKRNQMRSILMWIIVAIILAYAILIAQNILLGILAAGIVWLIFRYTNRGSDAMVPNMIVNNGDKRTAPFEDATGAHAGALLGDVRHDPFQSGGMETPSHDRVEPGSIHQANKGVLFVDEINTLDIRTQQKLMTAIQEGEFAITGQSERSSGAMVQTEPVPCDFIMIAAGNLDAMENMHPALRNRIKGYGYEVYMEDTIEDTPEMRRKYARFIAQEVERDGRLPHFTDEAVEEVILEAKRRSGRKNHLTLHFRTLGGLVRVAGDIARSEDREFTTREDVLQAKGRSRSIEQQLADDYIERRKDYELEVADGGVEGRVNGLAVMGEDSGIMLPVMAEIAPAQGGGQVIATGKLKEMAEESVQNVSAIIKKFSDVDLSEKDIHIQFVQAGQQGVDGDSASITVATAVISALEDIPVDQSVAMTGSLSVRGDVLPVGGVTHKIEAAAKAGCSKVIIPKANEQDVMIEDEYEEMIEIIPCSNISEVLDVALMGEPKKDSLVDRLKSITSNAFEGSQGSVGSGSNPSPQ from the coding sequence ATGAGTAACGATACGAACGTTGACGACCCTCCCGAAGACGCCACCGACGCTGGACCTGACGAGGAGCAGGCCCAGCCACGGCCCCAGGACACGGAGCCGGAGTCGGAGCGTCAGGGAGATCGGTCGCCGCTCGAGGAGGACGGTGACCAGCGCGACGACGTCGACGACGGGGACGAGTTCGACGATCCGATCGACGAGTTCGAGCCCGACTCGAGCGAGGACGACATCGAAACCGTCGAAGACCTCGGCAGCGAGGTCGAGGTCGATCCGGGCGTCGAAATCGACGAGGACGCCGCCGAGGACGATCTGCTCGGCGGCCTCCAGATCGATTCGACCGAGGAGATCGAGGTTCCCGACCGACTCGTCGACCAGGTCATCGGCCAGGACGAGGCACGAGATATCATCATTAAGGCAGCCAAGCAACGTCGCCACGTCATGATGATCGGCTCGCCGGGGACCGGCAAGTCGATGCTGGCGAAGGCGATGAGTCAGCTGCTTCCCCAGGAAGATCTCCAGGACGTCTTAGTCTATCACAACCCGGACGACGGCAACGAGCCGAAGGTCCGTACCGTCCCGGCCGGGAAGGGCGAACAGATCATCGACGCCCACAAGGAAGAGGCTCGCAAGCGCAACCAGATGCGCTCGATCCTGATGTGGATCATCGTCGCGATCATCCTCGCGTACGCGATCCTCATCGCCCAGAACATTCTGCTCGGCATCCTCGCGGCGGGGATCGTCTGGCTGATCTTCCGCTACACGAACCGCGGAAGCGACGCGATGGTGCCCAACATGATCGTCAACAACGGCGACAAGCGCACCGCGCCCTTCGAGGACGCGACCGGCGCCCACGCCGGCGCGCTGCTGGGCGACGTCCGCCACGACCCCTTCCAGTCCGGTGGGATGGAGACCCCGAGCCACGACCGCGTGGAACCCGGCTCGATCCACCAGGCCAACAAGGGCGTGCTGTTCGTCGACGAGATCAACACGCTCGACATCCGCACCCAGCAGAAGCTGATGACCGCGATCCAGGAGGGCGAGTTCGCCATCACGGGCCAGTCCGAGCGCTCCTCGGGCGCGATGGTCCAGACCGAGCCCGTCCCCTGTGACTTCATCATGATCGCGGCGGGGAACCTCGACGCCATGGAGAACATGCACCCCGCGCTCCGGAACCGTATCAAGGGGTACGGGTACGAGGTCTACATGGAGGACACCATCGAGGACACCCCCGAGATGCGGCGCAAGTACGCGCGCTTCATCGCTCAGGAGGTCGAACGCGACGGTCGCCTCCCCCACTTCACCGACGAGGCCGTCGAGGAGGTCATCCTCGAGGCCAAGCGTCGCTCGGGTCGGAAGAATCACCTCACGCTGCACTTCCGGACCCTCGGCGGACTGGTCCGCGTCGCGGGCGACATCGCCCGCTCGGAGGACCGGGAGTTCACCACCCGCGAGGACGTCCTGCAGGCCAAGGGCCGCTCGCGCTCGATCGAGCAACAGCTCGCCGACGACTACATCGAGCGCCGCAAGGACTACGAGCTCGAGGTCGCCGACGGCGGCGTCGAGGGACGGGTCAACGGCCTCGCCGTCATGGGCGAGGACTCGGGCATCATGCTCCCGGTCATGGCCGAGATCGCGCCCGCACAGGGCGGCGGTCAGGTGATCGCCACCGGGAAGTTAAAGGAGATGGCCGAGGAGTCGGTCCAGAACGTCTCCGCGATCATCAAGAAGTTCTCCGACGTCGACCTCTCGGAGAAGGACATCCACATCCAGTTCGTCCAGGCCGGCCAACAGGGCGTCGACGGCGACTCCGCCTCCATCACCGTGGCGACCGCCGTCATCAGCGCCTTAGAGGACATCCCGGTCGACCAGTCGGTCGCGATGACCGGCTCGCTGTCGGTCCGGGGCGACGTGCTCCCGGTCGGCGGAGTCACCCACAAGATCGAGGCCGCCGCGAAGGCCGGCTGCTCGAAGGTCATCATCCCGAAGGCCAACGAGCAGGACGTGATGATCGAAGACGAGTACGAGGAGATGATCGAGATCATCCCGTGTTCGAACATCAGCGAAGTGCTCGACGTCGCGCTGATGGGCGAACCGAAGAAGGACTCGCTGGTCGATCGCCTCAAGTCGATCACCAGCAACGCGTTCGAGGGGAGCCAGGGGTCCGTCGGCAGCGGCTCCAACCCGAGTCCGCAGTAA
- a CDS encoding type II CAAX endopeptidase family protein, with the protein MAQWATFAGVTGVVLVLLLALSHLTQSAFSDDDSTASGGTVSDTDAASSRSASASSARGDASPPESTTDDASEPDLDRRDSSGDTDAGTGIGSDSDGSSGRNAPSSGDVDRTAAAERAAENGVGQSPESATRSGSEFGTRSGDRPRQGVDPQSLSPGELLANVALSQGLFASVLLGAVLYTGIPVDALGIEFSTAYLLQGLAWGTAAGLVLYAANEVGAAAATHLGFDHDEQLRTLLAPDTARGWLVLLAFVLPLIAGFEELLFRAALIGALSAGFGVDPWLLAVVSSIAFAIGHGMQGSVGIVVTGLLGFVLAAIFVVTGSLLVVVVAHYLINALEFAVHEGLEFDWAETLES; encoded by the coding sequence ATGGCCCAGTGGGCGACGTTCGCGGGCGTTACGGGCGTCGTCCTCGTTTTGCTGCTCGCTCTCTCGCATCTGACACAGAGCGCGTTCTCCGACGACGATTCGACCGCCAGCGGCGGCACCGTTTCCGATACCGACGCCGCATCGTCACGGTCGGCGTCCGCCTCGAGCGCTCGAGGCGACGCGTCGCCGCCCGAATCGACGACCGACGACGCGTCCGAACCGGACCTCGATCGTCGCGACTCGAGCGGGGATACAGACGCGGGAACGGGGATCGGATCGGATTCCGACGGCTCGTCCGGTCGTAACGCTCCGTCCAGCGGCGACGTCGATCGGACGGCCGCCGCCGAACGCGCGGCCGAGAACGGGGTCGGTCAGTCGCCCGAATCCGCGACGCGATCCGGATCCGAATTCGGCACGCGCTCCGGCGACCGACCGCGGCAGGGAGTCGATCCGCAGTCGCTGTCGCCGGGGGAACTGCTGGCGAACGTCGCGCTCTCGCAGGGGCTGTTCGCGAGCGTCCTGCTCGGAGCGGTCCTCTACACGGGCATCCCCGTCGATGCGCTGGGGATCGAGTTCTCGACGGCGTACCTCCTACAGGGGCTCGCGTGGGGAACGGCGGCCGGCCTCGTCCTCTACGCGGCCAACGAGGTCGGTGCGGCGGCGGCGACGCACCTCGGGTTCGACCACGACGAACAGTTGCGGACGCTGCTGGCGCCGGACACGGCGCGGGGATGGCTGGTGCTGCTGGCGTTCGTCCTCCCGCTGATCGCCGGCTTCGAGGAGTTGCTGTTCCGCGCGGCGCTGATCGGCGCGCTCTCGGCCGGCTTCGGCGTCGACCCGTGGCTGCTGGCGGTCGTCTCCTCGATCGCCTTCGCAATCGGTCACGGGATGCAGGGGTCGGTCGGGATCGTCGTCACCGGCCTGCTCGGATTCGTCCTCGCGGCGATCTTCGTCGTCACCGGGAGCCTCCTGGTCGTCGTCGTCGCCCACTACCTGATCAACGCCCTCGAGTTCGCCGTCCACGAGGGCCTCGAGTTCGACTGGGCAGAGACCCTCGAAAGCTAA
- a CDS encoding MGMT family protein translates to MEDVTDAGIYARESSYLDRYVQLGAASGRVLSVTFPDRPDDDAEADHPVLDRVFEYLDGLEEITFDDVQVALTVPTDQRAVLESVREIPYGDQVTVDTLARMTSGLDHEDEDDVILVRTALDQNPAPILIPDHRVRDGPSAAPPAVEQKLRSLEGL, encoded by the coding sequence ATGGAGGACGTCACGGACGCCGGAATCTACGCGCGGGAATCGTCGTACCTCGATCGATACGTCCAGCTCGGCGCCGCCAGCGGGCGCGTGCTGAGCGTCACGTTTCCCGATCGGCCCGACGACGACGCCGAGGCGGACCACCCCGTGCTCGATCGGGTCTTCGAGTACCTCGACGGCCTCGAGGAGATCACCTTCGACGACGTACAGGTCGCCCTGACGGTGCCGACCGACCAGCGGGCCGTCCTCGAGTCGGTCCGGGAGATCCCCTACGGCGACCAGGTCACCGTCGACACGCTGGCGCGGATGACCTCCGGACTCGATCACGAGGACGAGGACGACGTCATCCTCGTGCGAACCGCGCTGGATCAGAACCCGGCACCGATTCTGATCCCGGACCATCGCGTGCGCGACGGCCCCAGCGCCGCGCCGCCGGCCGTCGAACAGAAGTTGCGGTCGCTCGAGGGGCTGTAA
- the trpC gene encoding indole-3-glycerol phosphate synthase, whose product METDTDLAPAVESILEAARERTGGDEVVDVDARSLPDAVARAEADGRVPVIAEVKPTSPTADGTRDDDPVELAEAMVEGGATAISVLTEPSHFGGSPEALTRIREAVDVPVLRKDFVLEEEGMDVVEADLLLLIARFVDDLEGLVAAARERGFQPLVEVHDRAELETAVEAGAEIIGVNNRDLARLEVDLETFESVAPEVPDDVTLIAESGVSSPADVRRMRAAGADALLVGSAIMDHGAGDSDVTENTRRLVRTGDGDDQT is encoded by the coding sequence ATGGAGACTGATACGGATCTCGCACCGGCGGTCGAGTCGATCCTCGAGGCCGCCCGGGAGCGCACCGGGGGCGACGAGGTCGTCGACGTCGACGCGCGGTCGCTGCCCGACGCCGTCGCGCGGGCCGAGGCCGACGGCCGGGTCCCGGTGATCGCCGAGGTAAAGCCGACGAGTCCCACCGCCGACGGGACGCGCGACGACGACCCCGTCGAACTCGCGGAAGCGATGGTCGAGGGCGGGGCGACGGCTATCTCGGTGCTCACCGAACCGAGCCACTTCGGCGGGTCGCCCGAGGCGCTGACCCGGATCCGCGAGGCCGTCGACGTCCCCGTCCTCCGGAAGGACTTCGTCCTCGAGGAGGAGGGGATGGACGTCGTCGAGGCCGATCTGCTGCTGCTGATCGCCCGCTTCGTCGATGACCTCGAGGGCCTCGTCGCGGCCGCCCGCGAGCGCGGCTTCCAGCCGCTCGTCGAGGTCCACGACCGGGCGGAGCTCGAGACCGCCGTCGAGGCGGGCGCCGAGATCATCGGGGTGAACAACCGGGATCTGGCGCGACTCGAGGTCGACCTCGAAACCTTCGAGTCGGTCGCGCCCGAGGTTCCGGACGACGTGACGCTGATCGCCGAGAGCGGCGTGTCCTCGCCCGCGGACGTCAGGCGGATGCGCGCGGCGGGCGCCGACGCCCTGCTGGTCGGCAGCGCCATCATGGACCACGGCGCGGGCGACAGCGACGTGACCGAGAACACCCGGCGATTGGTGCGGACGGGAGACGGAGACGATCAGACATGA
- the trpB gene encoding tryptophan synthase subunit beta, translating to MSTSDHSDDRNRNRDRDSEATFGDYGGQYVPEALMPAVQELEDAYERYVLNNEDGFMDEFRERMRDFGGRPTPLQRADRLSERYDREVYLKREDLVHGGAHKLNNALGQVLLAKYMGKERVIAETGAGQHGTATAMAAAHLDMPCEIYMGRTDVNRQRPNVYRMRMNGAEVNPVEAGSGTLKEAINETFRDWATTVERTHYVIGSVVGPHPFPKLVRDFQAVIGREAREQIREKTGRLPDSVVACAGGGSNTMGTFHEFIPDDGVDLYAVEAGGSSLEIDAEEGLAPNSATLSTGTDGVLHGAMTRLLQSEEGQIMESHSVSAGLDYAGVGPELAHLVETGRVTPVNVDDEAALNGFHRLSRLEGIIPALESSHALGYLEEAHDELGDLVVVNVSGRGDKDLETVLEETEKRDLEAAPDVEVFDG from the coding sequence ATGAGCACGAGCGACCACTCGGACGACCGCAACCGTAATCGCGACCGCGACAGCGAGGCCACCTTCGGTGACTACGGCGGCCAGTACGTCCCCGAGGCCCTGATGCCGGCCGTTCAGGAGCTCGAGGACGCCTACGAGCGCTACGTCCTGAACAACGAGGACGGCTTCATGGACGAGTTCCGCGAGCGGATGCGCGATTTCGGCGGGCGACCGACGCCGCTCCAGCGCGCGGATCGCCTCAGCGAGCGCTACGATCGGGAGGTCTACCTCAAGCGCGAGGACCTGGTCCACGGCGGCGCCCACAAGCTGAACAACGCCCTCGGACAGGTGCTGCTGGCCAAGTACATGGGCAAGGAGCGCGTCATCGCCGAGACCGGCGCCGGGCAGCACGGCACCGCGACCGCGATGGCCGCGGCCCACCTCGACATGCCCTGCGAGATCTACATGGGGCGGACGGACGTCAACCGACAGCGGCCCAACGTCTACCGGATGCGGATGAACGGCGCCGAGGTCAACCCCGTCGAGGCCGGCAGCGGGACGCTGAAGGAGGCGATCAACGAGACGTTTCGCGACTGGGCGACGACCGTCGAGCGGACCCACTACGTCATCGGTAGCGTGGTGGGGCCACACCCCTTCCCGAAGCTGGTCCGGGACTTCCAGGCCGTCATCGGCCGGGAGGCCCGCGAGCAGATCCGGGAGAAGACCGGCCGCCTCCCCGACAGCGTCGTCGCCTGCGCCGGCGGCGGTTCGAACACGATGGGGACGTTCCACGAGTTCATTCCGGACGACGGCGTGGATCTGTACGCGGTCGAGGCCGGCGGCTCGAGCCTCGAGATCGACGCCGAGGAGGGGCTCGCGCCCAACTCCGCGACGCTCTCGACGGGCACCGACGGCGTCCTCCACGGCGCGATGACCAGACTCCTCCAGAGCGAGGAGGGTCAGATCATGGAGTCCCACAGCGTCAGCGCGGGACTGGACTACGCCGGTGTCGGTCCGGAACTCGCCCATCTCGTCGAGACCGGTCGCGTGACGCCGGTCAACGTCGACGACGAGGCCGCGCTCAACGGCTTTCACCGACTGTCGCGACTCGAGGGGATCATTCCGGCGCTCGAGTCGAGCCACGCCCTGGGGTACCTGGAAGAAGCGCACGACGAACTCGGTGACCTCGTCGTCGTCAACGTCTCCGGCCGCGGCGACAAGGACCTCGAGACGGTGCTCGAGGAGACGGAGAAACGCGATCTCGAGGCGGCGCCGGACGTCGAGGTGTTCGACGGATGA
- the trpA gene encoding tryptophan synthase subunit alpha, whose product MSREDRRPAGRGSDIEAAIRENHPALITYLTAGDPSLEDTKAYVEALDRGGADLIELGLPFSEPVAEGATIQAAINRALEAGTTPEGFFELVDDLETEAPLLVMTYYNMILQYGSEPDVRPFVERAAEAGLSGIIVPDLPAEEADPLRDACDEHGLDLVFIIAPTTEGERLEHIMSQVSGFAYVQARLGTTGARADVSTATHESLERLSDYDVPKAVGFGVSEGDHAAEIVEAGADGVIVGSALIDIVASSDDPAADLEAKAEELKRGAVRGAESLTVDTEDTPEPEQP is encoded by the coding sequence ATGAGCCGCGAGGATCGACGACCGGCGGGACGCGGCAGCGACATCGAGGCCGCGATCCGCGAGAATCACCCCGCGCTGATCACCTACCTCACGGCGGGCGATCCCTCGCTCGAGGACACGAAGGCGTACGTCGAGGCCCTCGACCGGGGCGGCGCGGACCTGATCGAACTCGGGCTCCCGTTCTCGGAACCGGTCGCCGAGGGGGCGACGATTCAGGCCGCGATCAACCGCGCGCTCGAGGCCGGCACGACGCCCGAGGGCTTCTTCGAACTGGTCGACGACCTCGAGACGGAGGCGCCGCTGCTGGTGATGACCTACTACAATATGATCCTGCAATACGGATCCGAACCGGACGTTCGGCCCTTCGTCGAGCGGGCCGCTGAGGCGGGCCTCTCGGGGATCATCGTCCCCGACCTGCCCGCCGAGGAGGCCGATCCGCTCCGCGACGCGTGCGATGAGCACGGCCTCGATCTCGTCTTCATCATCGCGCCGACGACCGAGGGCGAACGCCTCGAGCACATCATGTCGCAGGTCTCCGGGTTCGCCTACGTGCAGGCCCGGCTCGGGACGACCGGCGCCCGCGCGGACGTCTCGACGGCGACCCACGAGAGCCTCGAGCGCCTGTCCGACTACGACGTTCCGAAGGCGGTCGGGTTCGGCGTCAGCGAGGGCGACCACGCGGCCGAAATCGTCGAGGCCGGCGCCGACGGCGTCATCGTCGGCAGCGCGCTCATCGATATCGTGGCGAGCAGCGACGATCCGGCGGCCGACCTCGAGGCCAAGGCCGAGGAACTCAAACGCGGCGCGGTCCGCGGTGCGGAGTCCCTCACGGTCGATACAGAAGATACACCGGAACCAGAACAGCCATAA
- a CDS encoding 2-amino-3,7-dideoxy-D-threo-hept-6-ulosonate synthase — MTTTGIDARLDRIGTDDSYVIIPMDHGITMGAVQGLKDIESTIDGVTRGGADAVLTQKGIAPRVHENKNDKGYIVHLNGSTTIGPDEQDKRMTGTVEEAVRVGADAVSFHINVGSDHEPDQIAQLAEVTEDAQRFGMPVLAMAYARGPGVDSADPEALGHAVRLAEELGADIVKTGYSGDAESFQHVVESTRLPVIIAGGSKGTDRETIEMVRGTMDAGGAGISMGRSIFQHEDPEAIATAVSGVVHEDLSTEEALSKAGLALEA, encoded by the coding sequence ATGACTACCACAGGCATTGACGCGCGACTCGACAGGATCGGTACAGACGACTCGTACGTGATCATCCCGATGGACCACGGCATCACGATGGGCGCCGTACAGGGGCTGAAGGACATCGAATCGACCATCGACGGCGTGACCCGCGGCGGCGCGGACGCCGTCCTCACCCAGAAGGGGATCGCCCCCCGCGTCCACGAGAACAAGAACGACAAGGGATACATCGTCCACCTCAACGGCTCGACGACGATCGGTCCCGACGAGCAAGACAAACGGATGACCGGCACCGTCGAGGAGGCCGTCCGCGTCGGCGCCGACGCCGTCTCCTTCCACATCAACGTCGGCTCCGATCACGAACCCGACCAGATCGCCCAGCTCGCGGAGGTCACCGAAGACGCCCAGCGCTTCGGCATGCCGGTCCTCGCGATGGCCTACGCCCGCGGTCCGGGCGTCGACTCCGCGGACCCCGAGGCGCTCGGCCACGCCGTCCGCCTCGCCGAGGAACTCGGCGCCGACATCGTCAAGACGGGCTACAGCGGCGACGCCGAGAGCTTCCAGCACGTCGTCGAGTCGACCCGCCTGCCGGTCATCATCGCCGGCGGCTCGAAGGGCACCGACCGCGAGACGATCGAGATGGTCCGCGGGACGATGGACGCCGGCGGCGCGGGCATCTCGATGGGCCGTTCGATCTTCCAGCACGAGGACCCAGAAGCCATCGCGACGGCCGTTTCGGGCGTCGTCCACGAGGATCTGTCGACCGAAGAGGCGCTCTCGAAGGCCGGGCTGGCCCTCGAGGCCTGA
- a CDS encoding divalent metal cation transporter, producing MASETYRVGGVQAKVADLLETYGLGVLFAANVFGAGSVYILADTGANFAFALLWVLPLAFLIDIALHDMSARLAVSREPLTDYIVDYLPGASGRALIVLMAAMSALWSISNYAIAGAALAWLVPGLDNVLIGILLAAGVGVALVQLRVYERIEGAIAAMVITVFASYGLLLVGLDIPIGDVAAGLVPALVSDIGYLTAVIALLGTTVYWPNFFIQSSMGPTKEWTDVNSYRRDNAAGIMTTLTIGAFVMIVSAITLTEGTMTLTGPGEPLAASLGQGALYVFLIAALLASFSSATGTLFGAGYMVPQALGHHTVFGDARFRATVVGLIVLSALAAFWLLLNTGLTPVRMAIIMPAINGLIALPVTVLGLIGAVNRYGDVSKKENVAFALVALILLVGSAMTAESLATTLAGWL from the coding sequence ATGGCAAGTGAAACGTACCGTGTCGGCGGCGTGCAGGCGAAGGTCGCCGATCTCCTGGAAACGTACGGGCTCGGCGTGCTGTTCGCGGCGAACGTCTTCGGAGCGGGATCGGTCTACATTCTGGCCGACACCGGCGCGAACTTCGCGTTCGCGCTGCTGTGGGTGCTCCCACTGGCCTTCCTCATCGACATCGCCCTCCACGACATGTCGGCCCGACTGGCGGTCTCTCGGGAACCGCTGACCGACTACATCGTCGACTACCTGCCCGGCGCCAGCGGTCGCGCCCTCATCGTCTTGATGGCCGCGATGAGCGCTCTCTGGTCGATCTCGAACTACGCGATCGCCGGCGCGGCGCTGGCGTGGCTCGTTCCGGGACTGGACAACGTCCTCATCGGCATCCTGCTGGCGGCCGGCGTCGGCGTCGCACTGGTGCAACTGCGGGTCTACGAGCGCATCGAGGGCGCGATCGCCGCGATGGTGATCACCGTCTTCGCCTCCTACGGCCTGCTACTGGTCGGACTCGATATCCCCATCGGTGACGTCGCCGCCGGACTCGTTCCGGCACTGGTCAGCGATATCGGTTATCTCACGGCCGTCATCGCGCTGCTGGGGACGACCGTCTACTGGCCGAACTTCTTCATCCAGTCGAGCATGGGCCCGACCAAGGAGTGGACCGACGTCAACAGCTACCGGCGCGACAACGCCGCCGGGATCATGACCACGCTCACGATCGGCGCGTTCGTGATGATCGTCTCGGCGATCACGCTGACCGAGGGGACGATGACGCTCACCGGCCCCGGCGAACCGCTGGCGGCGTCCCTCGGGCAGGGCGCGCTCTACGTCTTCCTGATCGCGGCGCTGCTCGCCAGCTTCAGTTCGGCGACCGGGACGCTGTTCGGCGCCGGCTACATGGTGCCACAGGCGCTCGGCCACCACACCGTCTTCGGCGACGCGCGGTTCCGCGCGACCGTCGTCGGCCTCATCGTCCTCTCGGCGCTGGCCGCGTTCTGGCTGCTGCTCAACACCGGCCTCACGCCCGTCCGGATGGCGATCATCATGCCCGCGATCAACGGGCTGATCGCCCTGCCGGTCACCGTCCTCGGACTCATCGGCGCCGTCAACCGGTACGGCGACGTCTCGAAGAAAGAGAACGTCGCCTTCGCGCTCGTCGCGCTCATCCTGTTGGTCGGCAGCGCCATGACGGCCGAGTCGCTCGCGACGACCCTCGCCGGCTGGCTCTAG
- a CDS encoding poly-gamma-glutamate hydrolase family protein yields the protein MTRATVRTRRLEETDTGHYTEFLSDDGENDEVLVCAAHGGQVEPWTAEQAIDLSARLPNASCWACLGFDDRRQPFELWHPPSSAFSPEEYPLLGEIADRGFETVVSFHGLGDDRVLVGGATDAETKRRVSDRLGTAVSDPVEPVSSGPYAGVSPNNFVNWLSRDGALQLEQSRAVRDDEREAVVAALEALRDDGVL from the coding sequence GTGACTCGAGCGACGGTTCGGACCCGCAGACTCGAGGAGACCGACACCGGCCACTACACCGAGTTCCTGTCCGACGACGGCGAGAACGACGAGGTACTGGTCTGTGCCGCCCACGGCGGCCAGGTCGAGCCCTGGACTGCAGAACAGGCGATCGACCTGAGCGCCCGGCTCCCGAACGCCAGCTGCTGGGCCTGTCTGGGTTTCGACGACCGGCGGCAGCCGTTCGAGCTGTGGCACCCGCCCTCGAGCGCCTTCTCCCCCGAGGAGTACCCGCTGCTCGGCGAGATCGCCGACCGCGGGTTCGAGACGGTCGTCAGCTTCCACGGCCTCGGCGACGATCGCGTGCTCGTCGGCGGCGCCACCGACGCCGAGACGAAACGACGCGTCAGCGACCGCCTCGGGACGGCGGTCTCCGATCCCGTCGAACCGGTCTCGTCGGGGCCGTACGCCGGCGTCAGTCCGAACAACTTCGTCAACTGGCTCTCGCGGGACGGCGCCCTGCAACTCGAGCAGAGCCGGGCCGTCCGCGACGACGAGCGCGAGGCCGTCGTCGCCGCGCTCGAGGCCCTCCGGGACGACGGCGTGCTCTGA
- a CDS encoding phosphorylase, whose translation MAASDNALSIARSPDPDDPVVPAALVLTAAFEDPLDERRPWLERYEITDALEVPGAETPVYLTDAGIAVTTTGIGKSDAATTVTALLAAPGIDLESAYVVSCGIAGSSPNTTALGSVAIADAVVDWDRKHRWDHGNGDTDGNDTGEIGDSADERERPIDLLAYRPRDYVHRLEDALVERALAAAGDVDLLEDDDARAYQRTYPAAPDSGPTIERGTTVCGDEFWHGPRYAREVAWLCDEYGVGPYVTTQMEDAATATALERFDLGDRYLSVRAVSNYDRPAPGESVAESFDGDPASLALAIDNAARVGSAIVEALIEADPLGIGAERSA comes from the coding sequence ATGGCCGCCAGCGATAACGCGCTCTCGATCGCTCGCAGTCCGGACCCGGACGACCCCGTCGTCCCCGCTGCGCTCGTCCTCACTGCAGCGTTCGAGGACCCGCTCGACGAGCGCCGACCATGGCTCGAGCGCTACGAGATCACCGACGCCCTCGAGGTTCCGGGCGCCGAGACGCCGGTCTACCTGACCGACGCGGGAATCGCCGTCACGACCACCGGCATCGGCAAGAGCGACGCGGCGACGACCGTCACCGCCCTGCTCGCGGCGCCAGGCATCGACCTCGAGTCGGCCTACGTCGTCTCCTGTGGCATCGCGGGGTCGTCGCCCAACACTACCGCGCTGGGTTCGGTCGCAATCGCGGACGCGGTCGTCGACTGGGACCGGAAACACCGGTGGGATCACGGGAACGGGGACACGGACGGGAACGACACCGGCGAAATCGGGGACTCGGCTGACGAACGCGAACGCCCGATCGATCTGCTGGCCTACCGTCCGCGGGACTACGTCCACCGACTCGAGGACGCCCTCGTCGAGCGCGCACTCGCGGCCGCCGGCGACGTCGACTTGCTCGAAGACGACGACGCTCGAGCGTACCAGCGGACGTATCCCGCGGCGCCCGATTCGGGGCCGACGATCGAGCGCGGAACGACCGTCTGCGGCGACGAGTTCTGGCACGGGCCCCGCTACGCGCGGGAGGTCGCGTGGCTCTGCGACGAGTACGGCGTCGGCCCGTACGTGACGACCCAGATGGAAGACGCTGCGACGGCGACCGCCCTCGAGCGGTTCGATCTCGGGGATCGCTACCTGAGCGTGCGGGCCGTCTCGAACTACGACCGTCCGGCCCCCGGCGAGTCCGTCGCCGAGAGCTTCGACGGCGACCCGGCGAGTCTGGCACTGGCGATCGACAACGCCGCCCGCGTCGGGAGCGCGATCGTCGAGGCCCTGATCGAGGCGGATCCGCTCGGAATCGGCGCAGAGCGCTCCGCGTAA